The genomic segment GGGTCCTTAGCATACGAGTTTGTTTACATCCACGTCATCAGGAAACTCATTCTGTGTCTGAGATGCATCGACAggtgatttatttaataattttttttggtcacatttaTGAGGTTATTACTTGATTGAGCATTATGCGTCATATCTGTGTTAAGActtaaaatagacaaaaatacgTGTCGGGAGCTAGGAACAAGATTCTTGCTAATTTCATGTGGGTGTCTTCATGTTTTTAACGTTTAAAGGACTCTATAGAATCACCTCTTTTTGGTGAGGAGGACAACTTCAGGCTAAAACAGTCTAACATTAAGTAAGATGggtttttttatctcttttgtCCACTCACAGCTTATAATGGAGAAGTAAGCtggtgtttaaataaaattcaaatgtgtttttcagacaTCCTTTGGCATCGTTCTTCCACCTTTTCTTCCGCACAAGTGCCATCTTGGTTTATTTACTGTGTGACCTTATCAGTAGTCGTTTTATTGTCTGCATGgtcaccatcatcctcctgcttTCATGCGACTTCTGGACTGTAAAGGTGAGCGTGTCtgattattaaataaacaaacaacaacaacaaaagatcTACATGTAGTAATTCTGCCTGAAACACTTGTTTGTTACTATCTGAATGgtttattgttcatttaaatttcataattttgaaTCAAATGTGTTTAGAATGTATCGGGCAGATTACTGGTTGGCCTTCGATGGTGGAATCAAGTGGATGAAAACGGGAAAAGCCACTGGATGTTTGAATCAAGGAAGGTAAgaacttgtgaaaaaaaagagttaatttCTATTAGAAGTTTAAAAACACTATTCATCATTGGCATGAATgtcatattaatgtttttagcGGCTTATGTAACTTCTCTTTTATTTCAGAGTGGAAATATTAGACAACCAGACTTATATATGCTGCATATATTCATTGGTGTTTGAATTTAGGGGATATTTGGTAATTCACATGTGAGTTGAACTTTACATACAAATGAAATATGTTGACATCATAGCACAACCTAGTTTTACTGAAAAGACAAGTtcaactcatttaaaaacagctatTATTAGACAGACCTTAAGTTATATCTTTAAGTGttagtaaatatttgttttttcctttttgcctgTCTCTTTCAAGTAATTTATATcacattctgtttttcttaattttgttttgtttttttattagtttttcctGTAAAGCtccacatgatttttttttcctaatttccaaacatacaatttaaataaatgttctttcttATCTTTGAACATCCATAAATGTCAGTGCAATCCCAGAAGATTAGCATGCTTTATCCTATTTCAAAAATTCATTTTGGTCTGTTTGGGACTGCTGTCCTGTTGAGACCCATAATGGTGTGCAGGTTTCAAGTGTCCAATTTCTCATTTAAGGGGCAGTTGAGGAATTGAGAGGTAGTCCCCTTTGCTCAAGGCACTGGTACCATTACGGCTGCGCCTACTGTGCTTGAGAGTTGTTGCAGTTGATTTTGGAATGAACTAAAGGACACTTAACCAAATATTATAGGGAGTGTATGTAGTTATGAACCATGACTCTTATTATAGAATAAAATGCAAGTGACTCTTAGATTATTGTGTTTATTAGGATTAAATAAAGTGTCACCATCCTCTCTAAAC from the Gambusia affinis linkage group LG19, SWU_Gaff_1.0, whole genome shotgun sequence genome contains:
- the zgc:112148 gene encoding Golgi apparatus membrane protein TVP23 homolog B; the encoded protein is MHRQDSIESPLFGEEDNFRLKQSNIKHPLASFFHLFFRTSAILVYLLCDLISSRFIVCMVTIILLLSCDFWTVKNVSGRLLVGLRWWNQVDENGKSHWMFESRKSTGVSKISAAESRVFWLGLIVCPIFWVIFVFSTIVSFNIKWLVVVLMGLVLQWANLYGYVRCKVGGKSSLRNMAKSYLSGRVFKQAMKETMKS